Proteins encoded by one window of Anopheles maculipalpis chromosome 2RL, idAnoMacuDA_375_x, whole genome shotgun sequence:
- the LOC126556243 gene encoding 39S ribosomal protein L2, mitochondrial — protein MATLARLFQRLSVSALPKDVCYTTVRPISLASLEILLNKPKPGGGKSYRRIVHYPEQYTIEPLNVTNLAGRDPKTGRLVAKGIGGGIKHKYHWVKWVRDGPTEGPPQVEKVIEVFDDGCRTAKVALVAVGNEMKYILATENMKAGDLLKTSRFIPRIPVRANEGDAYPLGALQVGTQIHCLEKYPGQPCHLIHAAGSYGTILRKFGELVVVQLPSKQEFAFQQTCMATVGRVSNVAHSKTPIGSAQKNRELGNRPRSGLWQRKDGRHGRKVRRLPPMRVIPPPAKKPAEPLKLTLKL, from the exons ATGGCCACTTTGGCTAGATTATTTCAACGATTGTCTGTGTCGGCTTTGCCGAAAGACGTCTGTTATACCACCGTTCGGCCCATATCTCTGGCAAGTTTGGAAATACTActaaacaaaccgaaaccggGTGGTGGAAAGTCATACCGGCGAATCGTGCACTATCCGGAGCAATACACCATTGAACCTCTGAACGTAACAAACCTAGCCGGGCGAGACCCAAAAACAGGCCGTCTAGTGGCCAAAGGTATCGGTGGCGGTATCAAGCACAAGTACCACTGGGTAAAGTGGGTTCGCGATGGACCAACCGAAGGACCTCCACAGGTTGAAAAAGTAATCGAGGTATTTGACGATGGTTGCCGTACCGCAAAGGTGGCACTGGTGGCAGTGGGAAACGAGATGAAATATATACTGGCGACGGAAAACATGAAAGCTGGAGATCTATTGAAAACATCGCGCTTTATCCCTCGTATACCCG tcCGTGCCAATGAAGGAGATGCCTACCCTTTGGGAGCTCTGCAGGTTGGCACACAAATTCACTGTCTAGAGAAGTATCCTGGACAGCCCTGCCATCTAATTCATGCAGCCGGTTCGTATGGAACAATTCTGCGTAAGTTTGGTGAGTTGGTCGTCGTGCAGCTTCCTTCCAAGCAGGAATTCGCATTTCAACAAACCTGCATGGCTACGGTAGGACGAGTCTCGAACGTTGCCCACAGTAAAACTCCGATCGGTTCCGCGCAGAAAAACCGAGAACTTGGCAACCGTCCTCGCTCGGGTCTCTGGCAACGTAAGGATGGACGGCATGGTCGAAAGGTGCGTCGCTTACCTCCGATGCGTGTAATTCCTCCACCAGCGAAAAAGCCTGCCGAGCCGTTGAAATTGACGTTAAAACTGTGA
- the LOC126568812 gene encoding lon protease homolog, mitochondrial produces MMQILRNPTQACFKQIARFVRPASCMAGTVEHRTYSSSVCASRASLMRTNLNGLKISTPQRWIVGSRQFCSKNDSSSDDPVEPPAESVNYTNQLPATVAIPEVWPHLPVIATKRNPVFPRFMKILEVTNPMLIDLIRRKVKLNQPYVGIFLKRDDDNPNEVMETTKDVYEVGSFAQIQEMQDLGDRLRLVVTAHRRIKIVGQLYEDLDAPTGGKEMTIKYPYFNTQIAVSVDEPDAEKRRRKHKLRTKQMRNSNNDHTADGVPLEDAPKRRLLKDGEQQPLLMVEVENVKHESFKNTEEVKALTQEVIKTIRDIITMNPLYRESLQQMLHQNQRVVDNPVYLCDLGASLSAAEPAELQEILEEMDIPKRLMLSLSLLKKELELSKLQAKIGREVEEKVKQQHRKYILQEQLKVIKKELGIEKDDKDAIGEKYRERIKDKVVPKAVADVIEEELTKLNFLESHSSEFNVTRNYLDWLTTLPWGVMSEENLDIDQASKILDEDHYGMDDIKKRILEFIAVSQLKGTTQGKILCFHGPPGVGKTSIARSIAKALNREYFRFSVGGMTDVAEIKGHRRTYVGAMPGKLIQCLKKTKTENPLVLIDEVDKIGRGYQGDPSSALLELLDPEQNVNFLDHYLDVPVDLSKVLFICTANVIDTIPEPLRDRMEMIDMSGYVAEEKVAIAKQYLIPQAKRDSGVEDKHIAITDDALNALIKSYCRESGVRNLQKQIEKIVRKVAFKVVRKEADFTEVSGGNLSDLLGKPIFTHDRMYDTTPPGVVMGLAWTAMGGSALYIETAKRKLLEVSDTGDAKHTPGDGSLELTGHLGDVMKESARISLTVARNFIKQNDPKNNFLESSHIHLHVPEGATPKDGPSAGVTIVTALLSLAKGQPIRQNVAMTGEVSLMGKVLPVGGIKEKTIAAKRSGVTCIILPEENKKDFTDLPKFITEGLEVHFASTYADVYRIVFPQA; encoded by the exons ATGATGCAGATACTTCGAAACCCAACGCAAGCCTGCTTTAAACAAATAGCACGATTCGTTCGACCGGCATCCTGTATGGCTGGCACGGTCGAGCATAGAACATACAGTTCGTCGGTGTGTGCTTCTCGCGCCTCATTGATGCGAACCAACCTAAACGGActcaaaatttcaacacctcaGCGCTGGATTGTGGGATCTAGACAGTTCTGCAGCAAAAATGATTCCAGCTCGGATGATCCCGTTGAGCCTCCTGCAGAATCGGTGAACTATACGAATCAACTTCCCGCGACCGTCGCTATACCTGAAGTGTGGCCACACCTGCCCGTAAtagcaacgaaacgaaatccCGTTTTTCCAcggtttatgaaaattctagaA GTTACTAATCCTATGTTGATCGATCTGATTCGAAGGAAAGTGAAATTAAACCAACCGTATGTAGGCATTTTCTTGAAAAGAGACGATGATAACCCGAACGAAGTAATGGAAACTACAAAAGATGTTTACGAAGTAGGATCATTCGCACAAATCCAGGAAATGCAAGACCTGGGAGACCGCCTGAGGTTGGTAGTAACGGCACATCGACGTATAAAAATTGTTGGTCAGCTGTACGAGGATCTTGATGCACCCACTGGTGGCAAGG AAATGACAATAAAATATCCGTACTTTAACACGCAAATCGCCGTCTCGGTAGACGAACCGGATGCGGAAAAGCGTCGCCGAAAGCACAAACTACGTACTAAGCAAATGCGCAATTCCAACAACGACCACACGGCCGACGGAGTTCCGCTGGAAGATGCTCCCAAGAGACGATTGCTGAAAGACGGGGAACAGCAACCGCTGCTGATGGTGGAAGTGGAAAACGTAAAGCACGAAAGCTTCAAAAACACGGAAGAAGTGAAGGCGCTTACGCAGGAAGTGATAAAGACAATCCGGGACATCATAACCATGAATCCATTATACCG TGAAAGTCTACAGCAGATGCTGCATCAAAACCAGCGTGTCGTGGACAATCCCGTATATCTGTGTGATTTAGGTGCATCTTTATCGGCCGCCGAACCAGCTGAATTGCAGGAAATATTGGAAGAGATGGAC atACCGAAGCGTTTAATGCTTTCGTTGTCGCTGTTGAAAAAGGAATTGGAACTTTCGAAACTGCAGGCAAAGATTGGGCGTGAAGTGGaggaaaaagtgaaacagCAACATCGTAAGTATATACTGCAAGAACAGCTAAAAGTAATTAAGAAGGAGCTGGGAATCGAAAAGGATGATAAGGATGCGATTGGAGAAAAGTATCGCGAACGAATCAAGGACAAGGTGGTCCCAAAAGCTGTAGCGGATGTGATTGAGGAAGAGCTTACCAAGTTAAACTTCCTAGAAAGTCACAGTTCTGAGTTTAA CGTGACGAGAAACTATTTGGACTGGTTAACCACACTTCCGTGGGGTGTGATGAGTGAAGAAAACTTGGACATTGATCAAGCGAGCAAAATTTTGGACGAAGACCACTATGGCATGGACGACATCAAGAAGCGCATTTTGGAGTTTATAGCCGTCAGTCAGCTGAAGGGCACAACTCAGGGCAAAATTCTCTGTTTCCACGGACCGCCCGGAGTGGGAAAAACCAGCATAGCTCGTTCAATCGCGAAAGCGCTCAACAGAGAATACTTCCGGTTCAGTGTGGGTGGAATGACGGACGTGGCAGAAATCAAAGGTCATCGACGGACGTACGTTGGTGCAATGCCGGGCAAGTTGATACAGTGCTTGAAAAAGACCAAGACTGAAAATCCTCTTGTTTTGATCGATGAAGTTGATAAGATTGGAAG AGGCTATCAAGGCGATCCCAGCTCAGCGCTATTAGAGTTGCTTGATCCGGAGCAGAATGTAAATTTCCTTGACCATTATCTGGATGTACCAGTGGATCTTTCCAAGGTTTTGTTCATCTGCACGGCGAATGTGATCGACACCATTCCCGAACCATTGCGTGATCGTATGGAAATGATTGACATGTCGG GCTATGTGGCGGAAGAGAAGGTGGCTATAGCTAAACAGTACCTCATTCCTCAAGCCAAACGTGACAGCGGGGTAGAGGACAAACACATCGCAATCACGGACGATGCGTTGAATGCACTCATCAAGAGCTACTGTCGCGAATCGGGTGTACGCAATTTACAGAAACAGATCGAAAAGATTGTTCGAAAGGTGGCATTCAAGGTGGTTCGGAAGGAGGCCGACTTCACGGAGGTGTCGGGTGGGAATCTCAGCGATTTGTTGGGCAAACCAATATTTACCCACGATCGCATGTACGATACAACTCCACCTGGTGTGGTAATGGGACTTGCGTGGACGGCAATGGGTGGCTCAGCCTTGTACATTGAAACGGCTAAGCGTAAATTGTTAGAGGTGTCGGACACTGGTGACGCAAAGCACACCCCAGGTGATGGATCACTGGAACTTACGGGCCATTTGGGTGATGTGATGAAGGAATCGGCACGGATATCGCTTACTGTGGCAAGGAActttatcaaacaaaatgaTCCCAAGAATAATTTCTTGGAATCGAGTCACATACACCTGCACGTTCCGGAAGGTGCGACGCCAAAGGATGGACCCAGTGCGGGTGTTACGATCGTGACCGCTTTGCTATCTCTTGCCAAGGGTCAACCGATTCGACAGAACGTGGCAATGACCGGGGAGGTGTCCCTGATGGGCAAAGTGTTACCCGTTGGAGgaatcaaagaaaaaacgatAGCAGCCAAACGAAGTGGAGTCACCTGCATCATTCTGCCGGAGGAGAATAAGAAAGACTTTACCGATTTGCCCAAGTTCATTACGGAAGGGCTAGAAGTACATTTTGCCAGCACCTACGCCGATGTTTACCGTATTGTGTTCCCACAGGCTTAG
- the LOC126567359 gene encoding uncharacterized protein LOC126567359, with translation MANQQGLQQRETLASEMLQHQHNQHHQDEEEEEEGGSISVRPNVAVKRRYSELKCESDEDDFAGFDEDAASSENGTINSPRPLEVMYEAILTAAEKKLTENNKLVEDDSVPELQNSIKQEDMDMSATALNESNKSLMKRKVNVPINTQDDIYKVPFKYGWKRELVYRANMEGNSKDKGEVYYITPSGKKLRTRNDIVSALHDDLTMDNFTFAKEPVGGTPEEETIRSAKSYSNVPKRSTPGAGHFTAMDTDLGKRIPKPKMPKGASPPLPSYNARASALSQAPSSKSSPLSTHISTKASATGASLLVPGSGQRSNAQGATTGTMKGAENIAVASGKQSKLSGKTKVETCTIQCLPAMGMIPQLQCMVCYCMYHPECVHATTAEALARRFTCKSCMEDSMAAEMQHQQTYKESFGKFGTNTNGNGNLNATKPLIVTNNNNGGSLATKPVAKPPQLNSTPKEKGKRSQQQTATGCKTATPAANASAAAADTSGLNSSTPTKDIPPQDVLVIGTHEYVVIPKGKPTSVKNKKSSSKPTNSLPQTAIKSSDDGRKTKINASSGSNNAKQTNIGNDRVSEDDAFTTTWEGTHAHSNAIVAQSGSGRHPSNFLSDVSAGYTCLMLSFNYLKVQELLRACSVCRMWNHLGNHPRFWKTVRMKNSYISDWAGMIAKLRKNGTKHLDLRKVLNVGSNDEMWQSFNDHIGQADQIEVIDLCRCSSTVVGNLLRSNPNLRVVNALAIKNDPIDFVNFEHGVNLEELRLKSSAAISLEGDLQQLAALRNLKHLSLTSISKLGSTSIDALGSLVLLESLELGECTEMGSNLANVLTNLTSLKRLRLEKGQENFDMFTILNGISKAKSLTQLELINCDVKLGFDRHIVNCTNIKKLLIIPTYVSQSAATNRMVLKGIIKLHQTLETVIWAITVELLRVTELYIDANVEDAENQMGGSIPILKPVPGSDDPPSAVGTQLDLPEEVEIVPLKRVDSILKRKVPNIKLQILKIPFNNTWKQTMCDSC, from the exons atgGCTAATCAACAAGGATTGCAGCAGCGCGAGACTCTTGCGAGTGAGATGCTGCAACATCAACACAATCAGCACCATCAGgacgaggaggaagaggaggagggtGGCAGCATAAGTGTGCGACCGAATGTTGCCGTTAAACGCAGATACAGCGAGCTAAAGTGTGAGAGTGATGAGGACGATTTCGCAGGTTTCGATGAGGATGCCGCCAGCAGTGAAAACG GCACAATAAATTCTCCACGACCGCTGGAAGTTATGTATGAGGCGATTTTGACAGCGGCTGAAAAAAAGTTGACGGAAAACAATAAGCTTGTGGAGGACGACAGTGTACCCGAGCTGCAAAACAGTATAAAGCAG GAAGATATGGACATGAGCGCCACTGCTCTGAATGAAAGTAATAAAAGTTTGATGAAGAGAAAGGTTAATGTGCCGATAAACACGCAAGATGATATCTACAAAGTACCCTTCAAGTACGGTTGGAAGCGGGAACTG GTTTATCGCGCCAACATGGAAGGAAACAGCAAGGATAAAGGCGAGGTGTATTACATTACCCCCAGTGGCAAGAAGCTACGTACACGGAATGATATTGTGTCCGCCCTGCACGACGATCTCACGATGGACAATTTTACCTTCGCAAAAGAACCTGTTGGGGGAACTCCAGAGGAAGAAACAATAAG GAGCGCCAAATCGTACAGTAATGTACCCAAACGGTCCACGCCTGGTGCGGGGCATTTTACGGCAATGGATACCGATTTAGGAAAACGAATTCCTAAACCGAAAATGCCGAAAGGAGCTAGTCCTCCTTTGCCTTCTTACAACGCTCGAGCTAGTGCACTCAGCCAAGCACCATCATCAAAATCGTCCCCTTTGAGCACTCATATCTCAACGAAAGCTAGCGCAACTGGTGCTAGTTTATTAGTACCCGGTAGTGGGCAGCGTAGTAATGCACAGGGAGCTACTACGGGAACAATGAAAGGAGCGGAAAATATTGCTGTAGCTTCCGGAAAACAGTCAAAGTTAAGCGGCAAAACCAA GGTGGAAACTTGTACAATCCAATGTCTACCAGCGATGGGAATGATACCGCAGTTGCAGTGTATGGTGTGCTACTGTATGTACCATCCGGAATGTGTGCATGCTACGACAGCAGAAGCATTAGCTCGACGATTTACTTGCAAG AGCTGCATGGAAGACTCTATGGCAGCGGAAATGCAGCACCAACAAACGTACAAAGAATCGTTCGGGAAATTTGGCACGAACACAAACGGAAATGGTAACCTCAATGCTACAAAGCCATTGATtgtcaccaacaacaacaatggtgGATCACTTGCAACGAAACCGGTAGCGAAACCGCCACAGTTAAATAGCACACCTAAGGAAAAGGGAAAGCGCTCTCAACAACAAACTGCTACCGGATGCAAGACCGCCACTCCTGCGGCCAATGCgtcagcagctgctgctgacaCATCTGGTTTAAACAGCTCGACGCCCACAAAGGATATCCCTCCGCAAGATGTTCTCGTTATTGGCACCCATGAATATGTGGTCATTCCGAAGGGCAAACCAACaagtgtgaaaaacaaaaagtcttCTTCTAAACCAACAAATTCTCTACCTCAAACTGCAAT CAAAAGCTCGGATGACGGTCGTAAAACGAAAATCAATGCTTCCAGCGGGTCCAACAACGCAAAGCAAACCAATATTGGAAACGACCGTGTTTCAGAAGATGATGCATTTACGACAACGTGGGAAGGAACTCACGCGCACAGCAATGCAATCGTTGCACAAAGTGGAAGCGGCCGCCATCCGTCCAATTTTCTTTCGGACGTATCGGCAGGCTACACCTGCTTGATGTTGAGCTTCAACTATCTTAAAGTACAA GAGCTTCTTCGCGCCTGCAGTGTATGCCGCATGTGGAACCATTTAGGAAATCATCCCCGATTTTGGAAGACGGTACGCATGAAAAATTCGTATATCAGCGATTGGGCAGGAATGATCGCCAAGCTGCGCAAAAACGGTACAAAACATCTTGATTTACGTAAGGTATTGAACGTCGGTAGCAATGATGAGATGTGGCAAAGTTTTAACGATCACATAGGGCAAGCAGATCAAATCGAGGTAATTGATTTGTGTCGATGCTCCTCGACGGTTGTGGGCAACCTGCTACGCTCCAACCCTAACCTGCGAGTGGTGAACGCGCTAGCAATTAAAAATGATCCCATCGATTTTGTAAACTTTGAGCACGGTGTCAACTTGGAAGAGTTGCGCCTTAAATCGTCAGCCGCCATTTCACTCGAAGGCGATCTGCAGCAGTTGGCTGCTTTGCGAAACTTGAAGCATCTTTCACTTACCTCCATAAGCAAGCTAGGCTCGACCTCAATCGATGCGTTAGGCTCTCTCGTTTTGCTAGAATCGCTTGAGCTCGGCGAATGCACCGAAATGGGATCGAATCTTGCAAACGTGTTAACGAATCTAACTTCTTTAAAACGGTTACGATTAGAGAAAGGGCAGGAGAATTTCGATATGTTTACCATTCTGAACGGCATATCGAAAGCGAAATCTTTAACACAGCTAGAGTTAATTAATTGCGATGTAAAGTTGGGATTCGATCGACATATCGTGAACTGCACGAATATAAAGAAATTGCTCATCATCCCTACGTACGTATCGCAGTCAGCTGCAACGAATCGTATGGTTTTGAAAGGAATTATCAAGCTACACCAGACCCTAGAAACGGTGATATGGGCCATCACTGTCGAACTGCTGCGTGTTACAGAGCTGTACATCGATGCGAATGTAGAGGATGCTGAAAATCAGATGGGAGGTAGCATACCCATCTTGAAACCGGTGCCCGGCAGTGATGATCCACCGTCTGCCGTTGGAACGCAGCTGGATCTTCCcgaggaggtagaaattgtgcCGCTGAAGCGAGTCGACTCAATTTTGAAGCGTAAAGTTCCTA